CGAGGAAGGGTAAAAATTCAAGCCGATGGCATCCGCCCCCAACTCGGCGATCTTCACCGCTTCCAGCGGATCTGTCACCCCACAGATTTTGATGCGGATGGGATAGCCCATAGGTGTGTCCCTGAGTCGAAATCTCCCGCGAATTCTGCTAAGTCAGGCACTCGACAGATGCGGCCGGCACTGACTGATCTTACGGCATGCGGCTGGCCCCGCCCGCCGGTCCAGAGGCAACCGACAGCTTGGCGGAACCCACTGTATCGACCACCTCTCGGCTCATTACCTTCTTCTGGCTCAAGCTCGGCTCGACTCCCAGAGTTGCCGGGCCAAGGCAATCGCACCGTGGACCACCACCTCTTCTCCCAATTGGGCGGGCACAATATCCGTCAATCCGCGGAAGGGGGGGAAGACACGGGCTTGCAAGCGTTGGCGTAGAGGTTGGAAGAGGCGTTCTTCACCCAGGAGCGACACGCCGCCGCCAATCACGATGCGCCGGGGACAAAGCAATCGAATAACGAGGTCCAGGGCGAAGGCGAGGGCATCCAGGGCGGTATCGAGCACGGATTGGGCCAGGGCATCGCCGCGGGCTGCCGCCTCGGTGACATGCCGCCCCGTCACTTGGGACCAATCGCCTTGAACCATCTCGGTCAGAAGGGAGGGTTCGCCCCGTTCGAGACGCCGCCGAGCTTGAGAGGCCAGTCCCCAACCGGAGGCCACTGCTTCCAGTTCTTCGCCTCGTTCGTTGACTGGCACGTGCCCAATCTCGGCAGCGCCCTGCCCTGCACCGCGATAAATCGTTCCGTTGAGAATCAGGCCGCCGCCGATCCCGCTGCCGATGGTCATGTAGAACAGCGGTGACAGTCCTCGGCCCGTGCCATAGGTGGCTTCAGCCAGTCCGGCGACATCGGCATCGTTGCACAAAACCGCCGGGACGCCGCCGAGCAGATCGCGCAGCCAAGCCGCCAGCGGGAAATGATCCCACCCGGCAATTTGGTGCGAAGTGATCACCGTTTGGGAGGCGTCATCCGTTGGCCCGCCGAAGCCGATTCCAGCGGCGCGCAACTGATGGGCAGCGACCCCC
This portion of the Thermogemmata fonticola genome encodes:
- a CDS encoding ROK family protein, yielding MYLGIEIGGTKLQVGLGDGAGQLLALWRGTVVPAEGSAGILRQLQGAIPQVLAQMGVAAHQLRAAGIGFGGPTDDASQTVITSHQIAGWDHFPLAAWLRDLLGGVPAVLCNDADVAGLAEATYGTGRGLSPLFYMTIGSGIGGGLILNGTIYRGAGQGAAEIGHVPVNERGEELEAVASGWGLASQARRRLERGEPSLLTEMVQGDWSQVTGRHVTEAAARGDALAQSVLDTALDALAFALDLVIRLLCPRRIVIGGGVSLLGEERLFQPLRQRLQARVFPPFRGLTDIVPAQLGEEVVVHGAIALARQLWESSRA